Proteins from one Cyclopterus lumpus isolate fCycLum1 chromosome 11, fCycLum1.pri, whole genome shotgun sequence genomic window:
- the ndufs6 gene encoding NADH dehydrogenase [ubiquinone] iron-sulfur protein 6, mitochondrial codes for MAALVCRVLSFSRNAKVLASPLRLTAVPVYRYSLEVSSTGEAITHTGQVYDENDPRRARFVGKQKEVNTNFAIKLVAEEPVTDVEARVVSCDGGGGALGHPKVYINLDKDTKVGTCGYCGLQFKHKHHH; via the exons ATGGCCGCCCTGGTGTGCAGAGTTCTGTCCTTCAGTAGAAATGCTAAGGTGCTCGCTTCGCCCTTGAGGCTGACCGCTGTACCTGTGTACCGCTACAGCCTGGAAGTGTCCAGCACCGGCGAGGCCATTACTCACACCGGCCAG GTGTATGATGAAAATGACCCCAGGAGAGCCAGATTCGTTGGCAAACAGAAAGAG GTGAATACGAACTTCGCCATCAAATTGGTGGCGGAGGAGCCGGTGACTGACGTCGAGGCAAGAGTGGTGTCCTGTGACGGAGGCGGAGGAGCCCTGGGTCACCCCAAAGTCTACATCAACCTG gACAAAGACACTAAAGTGGGCACTTGCGGCTATTGTGGATTACAGTTCAAGCATAAGCATCATCACTAA
- the lpcat1 gene encoding lysophosphatidylcholine acyltransferase 1, whose protein sequence is MKSSTSRPSGVGRNPFVHEPEFTVAETIQIGLMSVTVFPVRLLLVSFLMLLGWPFAFAASLGRSDYVIEPQSWWMRFIDLSLRVIMRAMWFCGGFHWIKVKGKRAAASEAPILTVAPHSSYFDAIPITMTMCSILTKLESRSIPVWGTLISYIRPVFVFRSDQDSRRRTVEEIKRRARSGGEWPQIMIFPEGTCTNRSGLILFKAGAFIPGLPVQPVVLRYPNKLDTITWTWQGPGAFKILWLTLCQPHNAMEIEYLPIYSPSAEEKESPALFATNVRKIMAKALELPLVDLSFDDREISLSRGPLRIRDCSSLLQFHQRVCRLGLRAGRTGDVLEEQARRARKLQGDGLSLEGFAQFLNLPVTDTLTQVHSLFDQHGDGQIDVRLHVVALSTVHRPLRSMETLKLAFTMYEENGYVRREDLAAIFEIMLGVRKVELSALFSSLDGSDAAKITYDELHHFIEQHPFFVQDYLDFENHPRSRPKGCNGHSKDD, encoded by the exons ATGAAGTCGTCCACCAGTCGCCCCTCCGGAGTGGGAAGAAACCCCTTCGTGCACGAGCCGGAGTTCACCGTGGCCGAGACGATACAG aTAGGACTGATGTCGGTTACGGTGTTTCCGGTGCGGCTGCTGCTGGTGTCCTTCCTCATGCTGCTGGGGTGGCCTTTCGCCTTCGCAGCCTCCCTGGGGCGATCTGATTACGTCATCGAGCCACAGTCGTGgtggatgag GTTCATAGACCTGAGTCTCCGCGTGATCATGCGAGCCATGTGGTTCTGCGGAGGTTTCCATTGGATCAAAGTGAAAGGAAAGCGGGCGGCGGCCTCCGAGGCGCCCATCCTCACCGTGGCGCCGCACTCCTCCTACTTCGATGCCATCCCCATCACCATGACGATGTGCTCCATCCTCACCAAACTGGAGAGTCGCAGCATTCCCGTCTGGGGCa CTCTGATCAGCTACATCCGGCCCGTCTTTGTGTTCCGGTCGGATCAGGACTCCAGAAGAAGAACCGTGGAGGAGATCAAGCGGAGAGCCCGGTCCGGAGGGGAGTGGCCTCAG ATCATGATTTTCCCAGAGGGGACGTGCACCAACAGGTCGGGGCTCATCTTGTTCAAGGCCG GCGCGTTCATACCAGGACTCCCAGTGCAGCCTGTGGTGCTGCGCTACCCAAACAAACTG GATACCATTACATGGACGTGGCAAGGTCCCGGAGC GTTCAAGATCCTGTGGCTCACTCTGTGCCAACCTCACAACGCCATGGAGATAGAG TACCTGCCCATTTACTCGCCGTCCGCCGAGGAGAAGGAGAGCCCCGCCCTCTTTGCCACCAACGTCAGAAAGATCATGGCCAA GGCTCTGGAGCTCCCCCTAGTGGACCTGTCCTTCGACGACCGTGAGATCAGCCTGTCCCGGGGCCCGCTGCGCATCCGTGACTGCAGCAGCCTGCTCCAGTTCCACCAGCGCGTGTGCCGCCTGGG GCTGAGAGCAGGAAGGACGGGCGACGTGCTGGAGGAGCAGGCCAGAAGAGCCCGGAAGCTGCAGGGAGACGGGCTGAGTTTGGAGGGCTTTGCCCAGTTCCTCAACCTGCCAGTTACAGACACGCTCACACAAGTCCACAGCCTCTTCGaccag cACGGAGACGGACAGATAGACGTCCGGCTCCACGTCGTGGCTCTGTCGACCGTCCATCGACCCCTGAGGTCAATGGAGACCCTCAAACTGGCCTTCACG ATGTACGAGGAGAACGGGTACGTCCGACGAGAGGACCTCGCCGCCATCTTTGAAATAATGTTGGGAGTGAGAAAGGTGGAACTTTCAGCTCTTTTTTCGTCGCTCGACGGATCCGACGCCGCGAAGATCACATACG ATgaacttcatcatttcatagaGCAGCACCCGTTCTTCGTCCAGGATTACCTCGATTTTGAAAACCACCCGCGCAGCCGGCCGAAGGGCTGCAACGGCCACAGCAAAGACGACTGA
- the mrpl36 gene encoding 39S ribosomal protein L36, mitochondrial codes for MASLLLKHLAASLTRQVAQMSRLNVTSSSSLAAGAYRRLCSLTSAPRMPLLSSTRVGSIEPGSSARSLLGQCRHLPCIQPSAGMKTKSALKRRCKDCFIVRRRGRLFVFCKTHPRHKQRQG; via the coding sequence atggCGTCCCTCCTCTTGAAGCACCTGGCTGCCTCCCTGACCCGCCAAGTGGCCCAGATGAGCAGGTTAAATgtgacttcctcctcctcgctaGCAGCTGGTGCCTACAGGCGTCTCTGCAGCCTCACCTCAGCTCCCCGCATGCCACTCTTGTCGTCAACCAGAGTCGGCTCCATCGAGCCCGGCTCCTCCGCTCGGTCTCTGTTGGGACAGTGTCGGCACCTTCCCTGCATCCAGCCCTCTGCGGGCATGAAAACCAAGTCTGCCCTGAAGAGGCGCTGCAAAGACTGTTTCATTGTTCGCCGGCGGGGccgtttgtttgtgttctgcAAGACGCATCCGAGACACAAGCAGAGGCAGGGCTGA